In Hamadaea flava, a genomic segment contains:
- a CDS encoding DUF11 domain-containing protein — MTMIAAAAAAVAVALPAEAAGPEIHQVTLTDGLLQPRSSAADPENSVRLTPQMVASAEGVLTGLVYKYDVSGLAGVAGYRKPFDACTEAASILTCPASTAVGFHPPAPTLAPALTVFALPGVAAGLSGTVKFEVVAPSGTVTASARVTVAELVDLTGDGGSTATVAPGGRFDAEFQVKNTGSRAVHGVVAGSASLDQGFPYMNAMVQPAARFENCFYSGDLLVSCRFDAELLPGHTYRFTHPLQVRADAVAPTRSVVTLDWSTSAERPDSTGTAGTNGKLALIDVTTGLPAAPAKDGVAQKDVLRFADGTGGLLTRLNHSAAVVTIRGDQRGDAYAVGDSAQVAVGGSVAVQLGLGNNGPAALNLEQFQPLRVVVTAPAGSVIVGAPAACQVTSDKSTATCPIRDVVAAGESRTLDLTLRVDHLVAGATGSVKVIGTTGSTAPPAAEDLDPTNNTATIVLTAPTTSPSSSPSITEPGGLPVTGLPVAVVAAAGLLLAGTGFVLYRVARRRRLTEI; from the coding sequence ATGACCATGATCGCCGCCGCCGCCGCCGCTGTCGCCGTCGCCTTACCAGCCGAGGCGGCTGGTCCGGAGATCCACCAGGTCACGCTGACGGACGGACTTCTGCAGCCACGCTCGAGCGCGGCCGATCCAGAGAACTCCGTCCGCCTCACTCCGCAGATGGTCGCCTCGGCCGAGGGCGTCCTAACTGGACTGGTGTACAAGTATGACGTCAGCGGCCTCGCCGGAGTGGCCGGATACCGCAAGCCCTTCGACGCCTGCACCGAAGCGGCATCGATTCTGACCTGCCCGGCATCGACGGCGGTCGGGTTCCATCCCCCGGCTCCCACTTTGGCGCCTGCGCTGACCGTCTTCGCCTTGCCAGGAGTGGCGGCCGGCCTCTCTGGAACGGTCAAGTTCGAGGTCGTCGCCCCCTCAGGCACGGTGACCGCCTCGGCGCGAGTGACGGTTGCCGAGCTGGTCGACCTTACCGGTGACGGCGGCAGCACGGCGACCGTCGCACCCGGCGGTCGGTTCGACGCCGAATTCCAGGTGAAGAACACCGGCTCGCGGGCCGTTCACGGCGTGGTGGCGGGATCTGCGTCTCTTGACCAGGGCTTCCCTTACATGAACGCGATGGTCCAGCCGGCGGCGCGCTTCGAGAACTGCTTCTACTCCGGGGATCTCCTCGTGAGCTGCCGATTCGACGCTGAGCTTCTGCCCGGTCACACCTACCGATTCACGCATCCGTTGCAGGTCCGGGCTGACGCCGTGGCACCCACACGGTCTGTCGTCACACTGGACTGGTCCACGTCTGCGGAGCGTCCGGATTCGACCGGAACGGCCGGTACCAACGGCAAGCTGGCGCTGATCGATGTCACGACCGGCCTGCCGGCCGCTCCCGCCAAGGACGGCGTGGCGCAGAAGGACGTCCTGCGGTTTGCGGATGGCACGGGCGGTTTGTTAACGCGCCTCAACCACTCGGCCGCAGTTGTGACCATCCGGGGCGACCAGCGTGGAGACGCGTACGCCGTCGGCGACTCGGCGCAGGTTGCCGTGGGCGGGTCCGTCGCGGTTCAGCTGGGCCTCGGGAACAACGGGCCCGCCGCGCTCAACCTGGAACAATTCCAGCCACTGCGAGTGGTCGTCACCGCCCCGGCGGGCAGCGTCATCGTCGGGGCACCGGCCGCGTGCCAGGTCACGTCGGACAAGTCGACCGCGACCTGTCCGATCCGCGACGTCGTCGCCGCTGGGGAAAGCCGCACGCTTGACCTGACTCTGCGAGTCGATCACCTCGTCGCGGGTGCCACCGGCAGCGTCAAGGTGATCGGCACGACCGGATCGACAGCTCCCCCAGCGGCGGAGGACCTCGATCCCACCAACAACACCGCCACGATCGTGCTCACCGCGCCGACGACGTCCCCGTCCTCGTCCCCGAGCATCACCGAGCCCGGCGGGCTGCCGGTCACCGGCCTTCCGGTCGCGGTGGTGGCGGCAGCGGGTCTGCTGCTGGCCGGTACGGGCTTCGTGCTCTACCGGGTGGCCCGTCGCCGACGGTTGACGGAGATCTGA
- a CDS encoding aspartate-semialdehyde dehydrogenase — protein MSKLPNLAVVGATGAVGTVMLEILTSRKNVWGEIRLIASPRSAGKRLSVRGEQVEVVALSTDAFEGIDVAMFDVPDEISAAWAPVAAEAGAIVVDNSGAFRMDPDVPLVVPEINPEQTRNRNRGIIANANCTTLAMIVAVAPLHREYGLKELVLASYQAVSGAGQAGVDALHDQLTRVAGDRALGSRTGNVRNAVGDDLGPFPAPVALNVIPWAGSLKDGGWSSEELKMRNESRKILGLPDLKVSATCVRVPVSRGHSISVHAVFGSEVDAEGAREVLRGAPGVILVDDPANGEFPMPIDAVGTDPSWIGRLRRSLDDPRALDFFVTGDNLRKGAALNTAQIAELIAAEFVPATR, from the coding sequence GTGAGCAAGCTGCCGAACCTCGCTGTCGTCGGCGCCACCGGCGCTGTCGGCACCGTGATGCTGGAAATCCTGACCAGCCGCAAGAACGTCTGGGGCGAGATCCGCCTGATCGCCTCCCCGCGCTCGGCCGGCAAGCGGCTGTCGGTGCGGGGCGAACAGGTCGAGGTCGTCGCGCTCAGCACGGACGCGTTCGAGGGCATCGACGTCGCGATGTTCGACGTGCCCGACGAGATCTCGGCCGCCTGGGCCCCGGTCGCCGCCGAGGCGGGCGCGATCGTCGTGGACAACTCGGGCGCGTTCCGGATGGACCCCGACGTCCCGCTGGTGGTGCCCGAGATCAATCCGGAGCAGACCCGCAACCGGAACCGGGGCATCATCGCCAACGCCAACTGCACCACGCTGGCCATGATCGTCGCGGTCGCCCCGCTGCACCGCGAGTACGGCCTCAAGGAGCTGGTGCTGGCCTCGTACCAGGCGGTCTCAGGAGCCGGTCAGGCCGGCGTCGACGCCCTGCACGACCAGCTCACCCGAGTCGCCGGAGATCGGGCGCTCGGCTCGCGTACCGGCAACGTCCGCAACGCCGTGGGCGACGACCTCGGCCCCTTCCCAGCTCCGGTCGCGCTCAACGTCATCCCGTGGGCGGGTTCGCTCAAGGACGGCGGCTGGTCGTCCGAGGAACTGAAGATGCGCAACGAGTCCCGGAAGATCCTCGGGCTACCCGACCTCAAGGTCAGCGCGACCTGCGTACGGGTGCCGGTCAGCCGCGGCCACTCGATCTCGGTGCACGCCGTCTTCGGCTCCGAAGTGGACGCTGAGGGAGCCCGTGAGGTGCTGCGCGGCGCGCCCGGCGTCATCCTCGTCGACGACCCGGCCAACGGCGAGTTCCCGATGCCGATCGACGCCGTGGGCACCGACCCGTCCTGGATCGGCCGCCTGCGCCGCTCGCTCGACGACCCGCGAGCCCTCGACTTCTTCGTCACCGGCGACAACCTTCGCAAGGGCGCGGCGCTCAACACCGCCCAGATCGCGGAGCTGATCGCGGCGGAGTTCGTCCCCGCCACCCGCTGA
- a CDS encoding aspartate kinase, with protein MALVVQKYGGSSVANAERIKRVAERIVNARKSGDEVVVVVSAMGDTTDELIDLAHQVSPLPPGREFDMLLTAGERISMALLAMAIHNLGYEARSYTGSQAGVITTSVHGKARIIDVTPGRLRGALDEGAIAIVAGFQGISQDTKDITTLGRGGSDTTAVALAAALDADVCEIYTDVDGVFTADPRIVPNARHIAQVTYEEMLELCACGAKVLHLRSVEYARRANLPIHVRSSYSDKTGTMVTGSMEDLPVEQALITGVAHDRSEAKITIVGVPDTPGEAARIFETVANAETNLDMIVQNVSTEGTGRTDISFTLPKDDGPAAMAALSKVQSSIGFKGLLFDDHVGKVSLVGAGMRSHPGVAARFFAALGEAGVNIEMISTSEIRVSVVCRDSDLNKAVLAVHDAFELGGDTEAIVYAGTGR; from the coding sequence GTGGCCCTGGTGGTGCAGAAGTACGGCGGTTCCTCGGTTGCGAACGCCGAGCGGATCAAGCGGGTCGCGGAGCGGATCGTCAACGCCCGCAAGTCCGGTGACGAGGTCGTCGTGGTCGTCTCCGCGATGGGTGACACGACCGACGAGCTGATCGATCTCGCACATCAGGTCAGCCCTCTGCCGCCCGGTCGCGAGTTCGACATGCTGCTGACCGCCGGCGAGCGCATCTCGATGGCGCTGCTCGCGATGGCGATCCACAACCTGGGCTACGAGGCCCGGTCTTACACGGGGTCGCAGGCCGGCGTGATCACCACGTCGGTGCACGGCAAGGCGCGGATCATCGACGTGACGCCGGGCCGGCTGCGCGGTGCCCTCGACGAGGGCGCGATCGCAATCGTCGCGGGCTTCCAAGGGATCTCCCAGGACACCAAGGACATCACCACCCTGGGCCGGGGCGGCTCCGACACGACGGCCGTAGCGTTGGCCGCGGCGCTGGACGCCGACGTGTGCGAGATCTACACCGATGTGGACGGTGTGTTCACGGCCGATCCCCGGATCGTCCCGAACGCCCGGCACATCGCCCAGGTCACCTACGAGGAGATGCTCGAACTGTGCGCGTGCGGCGCGAAGGTGCTGCACCTGCGTTCGGTCGAGTACGCCCGGCGGGCGAACCTGCCGATTCACGTGCGCTCGTCGTACTCGGACAAGACCGGCACCATGGTCACCGGATCAATGGAGGACCTCCCCGTGGAACAGGCACTGATCACCGGTGTGGCGCACGACCGCTCGGAAGCCAAGATCACCATCGTCGGCGTACCGGACACCCCTGGCGAGGCCGCGCGCATCTTCGAGACGGTCGCCAACGCCGAGACCAACCTCGACATGATCGTGCAGAACGTCTCCACCGAGGGCACCGGGCGTACGGACATCTCCTTCACGCTGCCCAAGGACGACGGCCCGGCCGCGATGGCGGCGCTGTCGAAGGTGCAGTCCTCGATCGGCTTCAAGGGCCTGCTCTTCGACGACCATGTCGGAAAGGTGTCGCTGGTCGGCGCGGGGATGCGCTCGCACCCCGGTGTCGCGGCGCGGTTCTTCGCCGCCCTCGGCGAGGCGGGCGTCAACATCGAGATGATCTCGACCTCCGAGATCCGGGTCTCGGTGGTCTGCCGGGACAGCGACCTCAACAAGGCTGTCCTCGCGGTGCACGACGCGTTCGAGCTCGGCGGCGACACCGAGGCGATCGTCTACGCCGGCACCGGGCGGTAG
- a CDS encoding diguanylate cyclase, with translation MLTPPRIVEDVTDRLRAAHSAVDACRAVVDVLATHTDALIATLLHVHDHLRCVAAAGSWHVFSSVPLGRGVVGRVYASGRTAVLTDVTVDPEFIRLGPDVVAEICVPILDRTGEPLGALNLEWTSELAATPDLGAWRVLAEELGKSLGARIDELGGPPAETQAEKLLRHSVALSAAGTEAEVYARVAEAARDVSGLSSAVVLTPIAGDIAEPADVPVGVTGSAALFIGGVVLRSSSPGRHDRVLVQRLADLGGRELGVLLDRARRHGTSFSLGDPDQLDPRGFEAVTKTGVRTMIVAPIGPGALGGVLVAFDDVTAHPEPARVSLLELLGTQAWTCLDRLHSLTRLRHRASSDPLTGLRHHGPFGERLAAAEPGRTALLAIDVDQFKVINDTYGHAAGDRALVDLARALESTLRQGDELYRIGGDEFVAVVEVPSPNEAVAVAERLTAAARRVGRTISVGVALQRRDELGETTLSRADQALYEVKRRGRDGLHLAP, from the coding sequence GTGCTTACCCCTCCGCGCATCGTCGAAGATGTGACCGACCGGCTCCGCGCCGCGCACAGCGCGGTCGACGCCTGTCGCGCGGTGGTCGACGTCCTGGCCACGCACACAGACGCGTTGATCGCGACTCTGCTGCACGTCCACGACCACCTGCGATGCGTCGCGGCGGCCGGGTCCTGGCACGTCTTCTCCTCCGTCCCGTTGGGCCGGGGCGTCGTCGGCCGCGTGTACGCGTCCGGGCGTACCGCCGTGCTGACGGACGTGACGGTCGACCCGGAGTTCATCCGGCTCGGCCCGGACGTGGTCGCCGAGATCTGCGTACCGATCCTCGATCGCACCGGTGAGCCGCTCGGCGCGCTGAACCTCGAGTGGACCAGCGAACTCGCCGCGACTCCTGATCTCGGCGCATGGCGGGTGCTCGCCGAGGAACTCGGCAAGTCGCTCGGGGCGCGCATTGACGAACTGGGCGGGCCGCCGGCCGAGACGCAAGCGGAGAAGCTGCTCCGGCACAGCGTCGCCCTGTCGGCGGCGGGAACCGAAGCCGAGGTGTACGCGCGAGTGGCCGAAGCGGCGCGGGACGTCTCCGGGCTGTCCTCCGCCGTCGTGCTGACGCCGATCGCCGGCGACATAGCGGAGCCGGCCGACGTGCCCGTCGGGGTGACCGGAAGCGCCGCTCTCTTCATCGGCGGAGTCGTGTTGCGGAGCAGCTCCCCAGGCCGGCACGACCGGGTGCTCGTCCAACGGCTCGCCGACCTGGGCGGGCGGGAGTTGGGCGTACTGCTCGACCGGGCGCGCCGGCACGGCACCTCGTTCTCCCTCGGCGACCCGGACCAGCTCGATCCGCGTGGCTTCGAAGCGGTCACCAAGACCGGCGTACGCACGATGATCGTGGCCCCGATCGGCCCCGGCGCGCTGGGCGGCGTCCTGGTCGCCTTCGACGACGTGACCGCCCATCCCGAACCGGCCCGGGTCAGCCTGCTCGAACTGCTCGGCACCCAAGCCTGGACCTGCCTCGACCGGTTGCACTCGCTGACCCGGCTGCGGCACCGGGCCAGCTCCGATCCGCTGACCGGACTGCGGCACCACGGGCCGTTCGGCGAACGGCTGGCCGCGGCCGAACCGGGCCGGACCGCGCTGCTCGCTATCGACGTGGACCAGTTCAAGGTCATCAACGACACGTACGGCCACGCCGCCGGCGACCGGGCGCTCGTCGACCTGGCCCGCGCGCTCGAAAGCACCCTGCGTCAGGGGGACGAGCTGTACCGCATCGGCGGAGACGAGTTCGTCGCCGTGGTCGAGGTGCCCAGCCCGAACGAAGCCGTCGCGGTCGCCGAGCGGCTCACGGCGGCCGCTCGCCGCGTCGGGCGGACGATCTCCGTCGGCGTCGCCCTGCAACGTCGCGACGAACTCGGCGAGACCACACTCAGCCGGGCCGACCAGGCGCTCTACGAAGTCAAACGCCGCGGCCGCGACGGCCTCCACCTAGCCCCCTAA
- a CDS encoding DUF6923 family protein, producing the protein MRVIAYAVAGAIPLVGLAAMRAAGPEAVSSCGAVQVRTAATGPSTLVTVGVDGVPMSIRVLPQRINAIGRDDDNSLYGIAQPVGARAQFVRISALGQISVLGTARGLGDVFVGTAHAGGLLLLSGNDLVTVQIAGLARTAVPLSAPVEIGDWAFDPTRGALLSISTASGRPALISVDPTIGTVTALGYPAGLPRGSYGAIWLGHNALFALRNETGTTFRVPLDGHAVTRVAMGVPVTAADAASCAVVPTPPASPSPSPVPPSPVVRPTPSPSPVSPSPSPSPPASPISPSAIAVPPSPTALPSPSRPPSPSRPPSPSSLPSPPSPPKAPSPPEPPSPPKPPAVVVAPKPARVVPRPAPPPLILRPVPPQSLVPPRVVVPPALLPTSPQRVSPIVANAESHEQERERSRRRVAVAAAVMTLGAVLARSRTRTR; encoded by the coding sequence ATGCGGGTGATCGCGTACGCCGTGGCTGGGGCGATTCCGCTGGTCGGGCTGGCCGCCATGAGGGCCGCCGGACCCGAAGCGGTGAGTTCGTGCGGCGCGGTTCAGGTGCGTACCGCCGCCACCGGGCCGTCCACATTAGTCACCGTCGGGGTGGACGGCGTACCGATGTCGATCCGAGTCCTCCCCCAGCGGATCAACGCGATCGGCCGCGACGACGACAACTCGCTCTACGGCATCGCACAGCCCGTGGGGGCGCGGGCACAGTTCGTGCGCATCTCCGCGCTTGGGCAGATCAGCGTGCTCGGCACCGCGCGCGGCCTCGGCGACGTCTTCGTCGGCACCGCGCATGCCGGAGGACTGCTCCTGCTGAGCGGAAACGACCTGGTCACGGTGCAGATCGCCGGACTGGCCCGGACCGCGGTTCCGTTGAGCGCGCCGGTGGAGATCGGCGACTGGGCCTTCGACCCCACCCGCGGAGCGCTGCTCTCGATCTCGACCGCGTCCGGCCGACCGGCATTGATCTCAGTCGACCCGACGATCGGCACGGTCACGGCACTCGGTTACCCGGCCGGCTTGCCCCGCGGCAGCTACGGCGCGATCTGGCTCGGTCACAACGCGCTGTTCGCCCTCCGGAACGAGACCGGCACGACCTTTCGCGTACCGCTCGACGGGCACGCGGTCACGCGGGTCGCGATGGGCGTACCGGTCACGGCCGCCGACGCCGCGAGCTGCGCGGTTGTTCCGACTCCGCCCGCGAGTCCCTCGCCGTCGCCGGTCCCGCCTTCTCCAGTGGTACGCCCAACGCCGAGCCCGAGTCCGGTCAGCCCGTCCCCGTCCCCTTCGCCGCCGGCGTCCCCGATCTCGCCGTCGGCGATCGCTGTCCCGCCCAGCCCGACGGCTCTGCCCAGCCCATCAAGGCCGCCCAGCCCATCAAGGCCGCCCAGCCCATCGAGTCTGCCCAGCCCACCGAGTCCGCCCAAGGCACCGAGTCCGCCCGAGCCACCGAGTCCGCCCAAGCCACCGGCGGTCGTGGTGGCGCCGAAGCCTGCGCGAGTAGTGCCGCGACCCGCCCCGCCGCCACTGATCCTCCGACCTGTCCCGCCGCAGTCACTGGTTCCCCCGAGAGTGGTGGTGCCACCGGCACTCCTGCCCACCTCGCCGCAGCGAGTCAGCCCGATCGTGGCGAACGCAGAGTCCCACGAACAGGAACGCGAAAGGTCACGTCGCCGGGTGGCGGTCGCCGCCGCGGTGATGACGCTCGGCGCGGTTCTCGCCCGATCCCGTACGCGCACCCGCTAG
- a CDS encoding bestrophin-like domain, whose amino-acid sequence MTDAVLVYVGLIFGGILVAVVTALVAAGIVIVVQRFTDAARERHDGYVDAIGMVFAVVGVLYAIVLAFVVITVWDQMGSARQDSFTEATALVDVYAYAENVQDPARSEIQLLARSYAEQVIRDEWPAMQHHESVPLNGWNTLDRLREAVRGTGPHADASDATVDSYEAAMNALTTASEARTARATASTRGLPLVMWFLLVGGGLLTIAFAYLFDIAGLVSQLIFTVGLTVMVVLLLYAVYQLEYPFARGERIEADAFRFALARFAQLSG is encoded by the coding sequence GTGACGGACGCCGTTCTGGTCTACGTGGGACTGATCTTCGGAGGCATCCTGGTCGCCGTCGTCACGGCACTCGTCGCGGCCGGCATCGTCATCGTCGTCCAGCGGTTCACCGACGCAGCCCGGGAACGGCACGACGGTTACGTCGACGCCATCGGCATGGTGTTCGCCGTCGTCGGCGTCCTGTACGCCATCGTGCTGGCCTTCGTCGTCATCACCGTCTGGGACCAGATGGGCTCCGCCCGCCAGGACTCCTTCACCGAAGCCACCGCGCTCGTCGACGTCTACGCGTACGCCGAGAACGTCCAGGACCCGGCCCGCTCCGAGATCCAGCTGCTCGCCCGCTCGTACGCCGAACAGGTCATCCGGGACGAATGGCCGGCCATGCAACACCACGAGTCAGTCCCGCTCAACGGCTGGAACACGCTCGACCGGCTCCGCGAGGCGGTGCGCGGCACCGGCCCGCACGCCGACGCGTCCGACGCCACAGTCGACTCCTACGAAGCCGCGATGAACGCCCTCACGACCGCCTCCGAAGCCCGCACCGCCCGCGCCACCGCCTCCACGCGCGGACTCCCGCTCGTGATGTGGTTCCTGCTCGTCGGCGGCGGCCTGCTGACCATCGCCTTCGCGTACCTGTTCGACATCGCCGGGCTCGTGTCCCAACTTATCTTCACCGTCGGGCTCACGGTCATGGTCGTCCTGCTGTTGTACGCCGTCTACCAGCTCGAATACCCGTTCGCGCGGGGGGAGCGGATCGAAGCTGACGCGTTCCGGTTCGCCCTCGCGCGGTTCGCCCAGCTGTCTGGCTAG
- a CDS encoding DUF3159 domain-containing protein — MNDSEARQESLHDVLGGYRGAVDASVGPLAYVAGYLVGGKSIAWGAIAAGVATIGVGLWRWRRGGKLTAVLLGALGVGVAATIALYTGRGSDFFLARLASNVVSALAWSVSIVARWPLLGVVVGTALGQKTRWRRDPWLLRGYQRASWIWVGQYAVRIAVFTPLWLADATTALGLTQAALTWPLVAACLALSWVVLRKALPEAHPGIRHPVTAESLAETPDPDRVR; from the coding sequence ATGAACGACAGCGAGGCAAGGCAGGAATCCCTGCACGACGTGCTCGGCGGCTATCGCGGTGCGGTGGACGCGAGCGTCGGGCCGCTGGCGTACGTGGCCGGGTATCTCGTCGGCGGCAAGTCCATCGCGTGGGGGGCGATCGCTGCCGGCGTCGCCACCATCGGTGTGGGGCTGTGGCGCTGGCGGCGCGGTGGGAAGCTCACGGCTGTCCTGCTCGGCGCGCTCGGCGTCGGGGTGGCCGCCACGATCGCGCTCTACACCGGACGCGGCTCGGACTTCTTCCTGGCCCGGCTGGCCAGCAATGTGGTCAGCGCGCTCGCCTGGTCGGTGAGCATCGTCGCCCGGTGGCCGTTGCTGGGTGTCGTCGTGGGCACCGCCCTCGGGCAGAAGACGCGCTGGCGGAGGGACCCTTGGCTGCTGCGTGGATATCAGCGCGCGAGCTGGATCTGGGTCGGCCAGTACGCCGTCCGCATCGCGGTCTTCACCCCGCTCTGGCTCGCCGATGCGACCACCGCTCTCGGCTTGACGCAGGCCGCGCTGACCTGGCCGCTGGTCGCCGCCTGCCTGGCGTTGAGCTGGGTGGTTCTGCGGAAGGCGCTCCCGGAGGCCCATCCCGGCATTCGGCATCCCGTCACGGCCGAGTCCCTGGCGGAGACGCCCGATCCCGATCGGGTCCGCTGA
- a CDS encoding metallophosphoesterase produces MGMGSLGKIAAGAVVAGAATFAYASLVERNMFTLRRFDVPVLAPESEPLRILHLSDLHMTPGQTRKQRWVAQLAGLDPDLVIVTGDNMGHPGVLPALSEALTPLLAYPGAFVFGSNDYSGPVWKSPFSYFGHDPEIDGADTYRHGVELPHEELRALFTAAGWSDLNNARDSIKAGGRVVDLVGVDDPHIDRDDYTGFRRTPEAALAIGVSHTPEPRVLDELAADGCDLLLAGHTHGGQVRVPGVGALVTNCGLDRSMARGLHRWLGTDAWLHVSAGLGTHPTAPIRFACRPEASILTLIPR; encoded by the coding sequence ATGGGCATGGGTTCGCTCGGGAAAATCGCCGCCGGCGCCGTCGTGGCGGGCGCGGCCACCTTCGCGTACGCGTCGCTGGTCGAGCGCAACATGTTCACGTTGCGCCGGTTCGACGTGCCGGTCCTCGCTCCGGAGTCGGAGCCGCTCCGCATCCTGCACCTGTCTGACCTGCACATGACGCCAGGTCAGACACGCAAGCAGCGCTGGGTGGCTCAGCTGGCCGGGCTCGACCCCGACCTGGTGATCGTCACCGGCGACAACATGGGCCATCCGGGCGTGTTGCCGGCGCTCAGCGAGGCGCTGACGCCGCTGCTGGCGTACCCGGGCGCCTTCGTCTTCGGCTCCAACGACTACTCCGGCCCGGTCTGGAAGAGCCCGTTCAGCTACTTCGGCCACGACCCGGAGATCGACGGCGCGGACACCTACCGGCACGGCGTCGAACTCCCCCACGAGGAACTGCGAGCGCTGTTCACCGCGGCGGGCTGGAGTGACCTGAACAACGCCCGGGACTCGATCAAGGCCGGCGGCCGCGTCGTCGACCTGGTCGGGGTGGACGACCCGCACATCGACCGCGACGACTACACCGGCTTCCGGCGTACGCCCGAGGCGGCCCTCGCCATCGGAGTCAGCCACACGCCGGAGCCCCGCGTACTCGACGAGCTGGCAGCCGACGGCTGCGACCTCCTCCTCGCCGGGCACACCCACGGCGGCCAGGTACGCGTACCCGGCGTAGGCGCCCTGGTGACCAACTGCGGCCTGGACCGGAGCATGGCCCGGGGCCTGCACCGCTGGCTCGGAACCGACGCGTGGCTGCACGTGAGTGCGGGCCTCGGTACGCACCCGACCGCACCGATCCGGTTCGCCTGCCGGCCCGAAGCCTCGATCCTGACCCTGATCCCCCGCTGA
- a CDS encoding GatB/YqeY domain-containing protein, which translates to MSTLKDRLTADMRNAMKARDETVTRTLRMALAAIGNAEVAGKVKKELTDSEVLTVLTKEAKKRAEASEAFAGAGRAESAAAEKAEEAVLLAYLPQQLTDDELTAAVTAALAGGDFSGPGSMGPAMKAARAAVGDKADGGRVSAEVKRQLGL; encoded by the coding sequence GTGAGCACGCTGAAGGACCGCCTGACGGCGGACATGCGGAACGCGATGAAGGCCCGGGACGAGACCGTCACCCGGACGCTGCGGATGGCGCTGGCCGCTATCGGCAACGCCGAGGTCGCCGGGAAGGTCAAGAAGGAGCTGACCGACAGCGAAGTGCTGACGGTGCTGACCAAGGAGGCGAAGAAGCGCGCCGAGGCGTCGGAGGCGTTCGCCGGTGCTGGCCGCGCCGAGTCGGCCGCTGCGGAGAAGGCCGAGGAGGCTGTGCTTCTGGCGTATCTGCCGCAGCAGCTCACGGACGACGAGTTGACCGCGGCCGTGACCGCCGCGCTCGCCGGCGGCGACTTTTCCGGACCGGGCTCGATGGGCCCGGCGATGAAGGCCGCGCGGGCCGCGGTCGGCGACAAGGCCGACGGTGGCCGGGTGAGCGCCGAGGTGAAGCGTCAGCTCGGCCTTTGA
- a CDS encoding WhiB family transcriptional regulator, whose protein sequence is MNSDWPSMAACRNGDPDALFVQGAEQNVAKRICRGCPVRYECLADALDNRIEFGVWGGMTERERRALLRRHPQVISWRRTFETALKEQTTRQLVTA, encoded by the coding sequence ATGAATTCCGACTGGCCCAGCATGGCTGCATGCCGGAACGGAGACCCGGACGCACTGTTCGTCCAGGGTGCGGAACAGAACGTAGCGAAGCGCATCTGCCGGGGCTGCCCGGTGCGGTACGAGTGCCTGGCAGACGCACTCGACAACCGCATCGAATTCGGCGTGTGGGGTGGCATGACCGAGCGTGAGCGGCGAGCGCTGCTCCGCCGCCACCCACAGGTGATCAGCTGGCGCCGCACGTTCGAAACCGCGCTCAAGGAGCAGACAACCAGGCAACTGGTCACAGCGTGA